From Carassius auratus strain Wakin chromosome 22, ASM336829v1, whole genome shotgun sequence, a single genomic window includes:
- the LOC113040672 gene encoding uncharacterized protein LOC113040672, with product MDGLCSIILVLLLTAGAFNITPEEEKINVHLEPKYIEVCEEASVTFNCTFQPRGKYKVSWHYSQTPYLDCETENKIPEGQRFFKEEDEDWSTLNITFNKASESGWYFCKVTKDIPVLLRYCSNGTQVIVDATSNSTSSTTSTRTTESQNQTTAHLPTTCMNNDTTTSTPPMISKEKSTQWWIWLALAVGCAVLLVSIVVICILTRKPEDIIYENTKPVESSCWGRNKAKKDICDLPLSKKTDTIKPLRKYDTLSSNRIRRP from the exons ATGGATGGACTGTGCAGTATTATCCTTGTTCTTTTACTCACAG CAGGAGCTTTCAATATTACCCCTGAAGAGGAGAAAATTAACGTCCATCTGGAACCAAAGTACATTGAAGTTTGTGAAGAAGCTTCAGTCACATTCAACTGCACTTTTCAGCCTCGTGGAAAGTACAAAGTGAGCTGGCATTATAGCCAGACACCTTATTTAGACTGTGAAACAGAAAACAAGATACCTGAAGGACAGAGATTTTTtaaagaggaagatgaagatTGGTCAACACTCAACATTACTTTTAACAAAGCCAGTGAGAGCGGATGGTACTTCTGCAAGGTTACAAAAGACATCCCGGTTCTCTTACGATACTGCAGTAATGGAACACAGGTTATAGTCG atGCCACTAGCAATAGCACCAGCAGCACAACCAGCACCAGAACCACAGAATCTCAGAATCAGACAACAGCACATTTACCTACAACTTGCATGAACAATG ATACAACAACCTCCACACCACCCATGATATCAAAGGAGAAGTCTACTCAGTGGTGGATATGGCTAGCATTGGCTGTTGGATGCGCGGTACTTCTTGTGTCAATTGTTGTCATATGCATTTTGACACGCAAACCTGAAG ACATCATTTATGAGAACACCAAACCAGTGGAATCGAGCTGCTGGGGGCGAAACAAGGCTAAGAAGGACATCTGCGACCTGCCTTTGTCCAAAAAAACGGACACCATTAAACCACTGAGGAAGTACGACACTCTTTCAAGCAACAGAATCCGAAGGCCTTAA